Proteins encoded by one window of Ignavibacteria bacterium:
- the aroF gene encoding 3-deoxy-7-phosphoheptulonate synthase, with the protein MLIVMKLDATKNHIECVKEKIIKLGFEPHEIPGVQRVAIGITGNKGKIEAEQFLLLEGVADAIPVSKPYKLVSREVKSENTIVKISPYEIGNKELSLIGGPCSVENREQVFTTANAIREMGVVFFRGGAYKPRSSPYAFQGLKEDGLELLKEVREKTGMKIVTEAKDTATLTLVAEVADIIQIGARNMQNYSLLEAAGELRKPILLKRGLSATIEELLMSAEYILHRGNYNVILCERGIRTFETATRNTLDLNAIPIIKKLSHLPVIVDPSHGIGLWEGVLPMSLAAIAAGADGLIIEVHHEPAVALSDGYQSLKPKRLHELITKLKLLAPVVGRSF; encoded by the coding sequence ATGCTTATCGTAATGAAACTCGACGCAACGAAAAATCACATCGAATGCGTCAAAGAAAAAATTATTAAACTCGGATTTGAACCGCATGAAATTCCTGGGGTACAGCGTGTTGCCATTGGTATCACGGGCAACAAAGGAAAAATTGAAGCAGAACAATTTCTGTTGCTCGAAGGAGTTGCCGATGCGATTCCCGTTTCCAAGCCGTACAAACTCGTTTCGCGCGAAGTGAAATCGGAAAACACAATTGTTAAAATTTCTCCGTATGAAATCGGCAATAAAGAACTCTCGCTCATTGGTGGTCCGTGTTCCGTGGAAAACCGCGAACAAGTTTTTACAACGGCAAATGCAATTCGTGAAATGGGAGTCGTGTTTTTTCGCGGAGGAGCGTATAAGCCGCGTTCATCGCCGTATGCATTTCAGGGTTTGAAAGAAGATGGATTGGAATTGTTGAAAGAAGTGCGTGAAAAAACCGGAATGAAAATCGTAACCGAAGCAAAAGATACCGCAACACTTACTCTCGTCGCGGAAGTTGCAGACATTATTCAAATCGGCGCGCGCAATATGCAAAATTATTCGTTACTCGAAGCCGCCGGTGAATTACGAAAACCGATTCTTCTCAAGCGTGGACTTTCTGCAACGATTGAAGAATTGCTGATGAGTGCGGAATATATTTTGCATCGTGGAAATTACAACGTGATTCTTTGCGAACGCGGAATCCGCACATTTGAAACCGCGACGCGGAATACACTCGATTTAAATGCAATTCCCATCATCAAAAAACTTTCTCACTTGCCTGTGATTGTTGACCCAAGTCATGGTATTGGTTTGTGGGAAGGAGTGTTGCCGATGTCGCTCGCGGCAATTGCGGCTGGTGCTGATGGATTGATTATCGAAGTTCATCACGAGCCGGCAGTTGCGTTGAGCGATGGATATCAATCATTGAAACCGAAACGGCTTCACGAATTGATTACCAAACTCAAATTGTTGGCGCCAGTTGTGGGGAGAAGTTTTTAG
- the trpC gene encoding indole-3-glycerol phosphate synthase TrpC, translating into MITILDEIVSNKKEEVRRRKQRGISELKEREMFFRATLSLRSALEKTTLPIGVIAEVKRKSPSAGIIREDFSSEQIAKEYEEYFASAISVLTDEKYFGGSLNDLEKVRNAVQLPLLRKDFIIDEVQIYEAKSFGTDTVLLIADILSKMQLEELFLSAKELGIESLVEIYEPNSLDKINFDEIKLLGINNRNLKTMEVDLKHTKDLIPLIPSETVIVSESGIKTSEDIVRLKSFGAKGILIGETLMKEKSPGKALKELMKRCAI; encoded by the coding sequence ATGATTACAATTCTTGATGAAATAGTTTCGAATAAAAAAGAAGAAGTGCGGCGACGAAAACAGCGCGGGATTTCCGAATTGAAAGAACGCGAAATGTTTTTTCGAGCAACGCTTTCACTTCGTTCTGCATTAGAAAAAACGACATTGCCGATTGGAGTGATTGCCGAAGTAAAAAGAAAATCTCCCTCTGCGGGAATTATTCGTGAAGATTTTTCGAGTGAACAAATTGCAAAAGAGTATGAAGAATATTTTGCTTCGGCGATTTCAGTTTTAACAGATGAAAAATATTTTGGAGGTTCGTTGAATGATTTGGAAAAGGTTCGCAACGCTGTTCAACTTCCATTGTTGCGAAAAGATTTTATAATTGATGAAGTGCAAATCTACGAAGCGAAGTCATTCGGTACAGACACAGTGTTATTGATTGCAGATATACTTTCCAAAATGCAGTTGGAAGAATTATTTCTTTCCGCAAAAGAATTAGGAATAGAATCGCTTGTAGAAATTTATGAGCCGAATTCTCTTGATAAAATAAATTTCGATGAAATAAAACTACTTGGAATCAACAATCGCAATTTGAAAACAATGGAAGTGGATTTAAAACACACGAAAGACTTAATCCCATTAATACCGAGTGAAACTGTTATTGTAAGTGAAAGTGGAATAAAAACTTCGGAAGATATTGTACGATTGAAAAGCTTTGGTGCAAAAGGAATTTTAATCGGTGAAACATTGATGAAAGAGAAATCGCCGGGAAAAGCGTTAAAAGAATTGATGAAAAGATGTGCGATATGA
- a CDS encoding phosphoribosylanthranilate isomerase, translated as MTNEPANEKTRKPFVKICGITNIEDAMFCAELGANYLGFIFYEKSPRCVSLQAAKEIARQLPKGIKKVGVFVNMNSLGIKQIIENVGLDMIQLSGNEMKEDCVGFDVPVIKSLAINSDEDFENAKQFSVEAILVDAKTENEFGGTGNRSNWDAAKRLKSFHKIFLAGGLNPENIRATITTVQPFAVDVNSGVESFPGKKDKTKLTKLFQEINALLSC; from the coding sequence ATGACGAATGAGCCAGCAAACGAAAAAACGAGAAAACCATTCGTAAAAATCTGCGGCATTACAAATATCGAAGATGCAATGTTTTGTGCAGAGCTTGGCGCGAATTATTTGGGATTTATTTTTTACGAAAAATCTCCGCGATGTGTTTCACTGCAGGCGGCGAAAGAAATTGCTCGACAACTTCCGAAAGGAATAAAAAAAGTTGGCGTGTTCGTGAATATGAATTCACTTGGTATAAAACAGATTATTGAAAATGTTGGATTGGATATGATTCAACTTTCTGGAAATGAAATGAAAGAAGATTGTGTTGGCTTTGATGTTCCTGTAATAAAATCGCTTGCGATAAATTCAGATGAAGATTTCGAGAATGCAAAACAATTTTCTGTTGAAGCAATTCTTGTTGATGCAAAAACAGAAAACGAATTTGGCGGAACGGGAAATCGCAGCAATTGGGACGCGGCGAAACGATTGAAATCGTTTCACAAAATTTTTCTTGCCGGTGGATTGAATCCCGAAAACATTCGAGCAACAATTACAACCGTTCAGCCGTTTGCCGTTGATGTGAACAGCGGAGTAGAAAGTTTTCCCGGGAAAAAGGATAAAACAAAACTCACGAAATTATTTCAAGAAATAAATGCTTTGCTTAGCTGTTAA